A stretch of Eleutherodactylus coqui strain aEleCoq1 chromosome 2, aEleCoq1.hap1, whole genome shotgun sequence DNA encodes these proteins:
- the DUS4L gene encoding tRNA-dihydrouridine(20a/20b) synthase [NAD(P)+]-like: MHLQLGDNQPWLPPNPSDLFSSTNVVKICAPMVRYSKLAFRNLVRRYGCDLCYTPMIVAADFIKSAKARDSEFTTNQGDQPLVVQFAAKDARVLADAALLVCPFAGGIDLNCGCPQRWVMSEGYGACLINQPQLVSDMVKQVRSQVENERFCVSIKIRIHADIARTVDLCQKAEAAGVSWITVHGRLSEERHQPVHYDAIKVIKDSVSIPVVANGDIRSLKEAENIHQITGADGVMAARGLLANPAMFAGYEETPMACIQDWVDIALEHGTPFTCFHHHLMYMMERITSKQEKRVFNVLSSTSAVLDYLRDSYGV, from the exons atgCATCTTCAGCTTGGTGATAACCAACCATGGCTGCCACCGAACCCATCAGACTTGTTCAGCTCTACGAATGTAGTAAAGATATGTGCCCCCATGGTGCGATATTCTAA ATTGGCTTTCAGGAACCTGGTGAGAAGGTACGGCTGTGACTTGTGCTATACACCAATGATAGTTGCTGCGGACTTCATCAAGTCTGCTAAAGCCAGAGACAGTGAATTCACCACAAACCAAG GAGATCAGCCACTTGTTGTGCAGTTTGCTGCAAAAGATGCCCGGGTTCTAGCTGATGCTGCTCTACTTGTCTGTCCTTTTGCTGGAGGCATTGATCTTAATTGTGGATGTCCTCAAAG atGGGTAATGTCTGAAGGCTATGGAGCATGTTTAATAAACCAGCCTCAACTAGTCAGTGATATGGTGAAACAAGTACGCAGCCAAGTTGAGAATGAAAGATTTTGTGTTTCAATTAAAATAAG GATCCATGCTGACATTGCAAGAACAGTTGACTTGTGTCAGAAAGCTGAAGCTGCTGGTGTTTCCTGGATCACTGTGCATGGGAGACTGTCTGAAGAAAGGCATCAGCCTGTACACTATGATGCAATAAAGGTCATCAAAGACAGCGTATCAATACCTGTTGTGGCTAATGGTGACATCAGAAGTTTAAAAGAAGCTGAGAACATTCATCAGATAACGGGAGCAGATG GTGTGATGGCTGCAAGGGGCCTCTTGGCAAACCCTGCCATGTTTGCAGGATATGAGGAAACACCAATGGCCTGTATTCAAGACTGGGTTGACATTGCTCTGGAACATGGAACACCATTCACGTGTTTTCATCATCACCTGATGTACATGATGGAGAGAATAACATCCAAGCAAGAAAAGAGAGTTTTTAATGTCCTGTCTAGTACATCCGCAGTTTTAGATTATTTAAGAGACTCCTATGGTGTTTGA